A window of the Carassius carassius chromosome 36, fCarCar2.1, whole genome shotgun sequence genome harbors these coding sequences:
- the LOC132117131 gene encoding glycerol-3-phosphate acyltransferase 3 yields MEGAWEIAFVFFQVWLSVIVGLIMLPAMFGVSLGFTDIYIKVLVKILEWATLRIQRGQKEQPTLPSQTANGIIEKDDGSMEEEIGELRRSHPKNLAGGDFTLCDAFYFCKKGIENIVEDQVTQRFTSEELASWNLLTRTNNNFCYISLRLTIIWGLGVFIRYCILLPLRITLAVIGLSWLVIGTTLIGLLPSSNVKNWLSDLVHITCYRICARGLSATIHYHNKENRPKKGGICVANHTSPIDIVILANDGCYAMVGQVHGGLMGVIQRSIVRSCPHVWFERSEMKDRHAVAKRLKDHIADKNKLPILIFPEGTCINNTSVMMFKKGSFEIGGTIYPVAIKYDPQFGDAFWNSAKYNMVSYLLRMMTSWAIVCNVWYLPPMTPQDGEDAVQFANRVKSAIAHQGGLVDLSWDGGLKREKVKESLKEEQQKMYSNMIVGSDFFEASVGPG; encoded by the exons ATGGAAGGTGCTTGGGAAATTGCATTCGTGTTCTTCCAGGTGTGGCTGTCCGTAATAGTGGGGCTTATCATGTTACCTGCCATGTTTGGTGTGTCCCTGGGCTTCACAGATATCTACATCAAGGTGCTGGTTAAGATACTGGAG TGGGCGACTCTCAGGATCCAAAGAGGACAGAAGGAACAGCCAACATTGCCATCGCAGACAGCCAACG GGATCATTGAGAAAGATGATGGCTCTATGGAGGAGGAGATCGGAGAGCTGCGACGATCCCATCCTAAAAATCTGGCGGGGGGAGACTTTACACTGtgtgatgccttctatttctgtAAGAAAGGCATTGAGAACATTGTTGAGGATCAGGTGACTCAGCGCTTCACGTCAGAGGAGCTGGCTTCTTGGAACCTCCTCACGCGAACCAACAACAACTTTTGTTACATCAGTCTGCGGCTCACCATCATATGGGGCCTGGGAGTTTTTATACGTTACTGTATCTTGTTGCCTCTGAG GATCACACTGGCTGTTATCGGATTGAGTTGGTTGGTGATAGGAACTACTCTTATTGGATTGCTTCCTAGCAGCAA TGTGAAGAACTGGCTCAGTGATTTGGTTCATATTACATGCTACAGAATATGTGCCAGAGGCCTGTCTGCTACCATCCACTATCATAATAA AGAGAATCGGCCTAAAAAAGGAGGTATCTGTGTTGCCAACCACACTTCCCCAATTGACATTGTCATTCTGGCGAATGATGGATGTTATGCTATG GTAGGTCAAGTTCATGGAGGTCTCATGGGGGTCATCCAGAGGTCAATAGTGCGGTCCTGTCCCCATGTGTGGTTTGAGAGGTCCGAGATGAAAGATCGCCATGCGGTTGCCAAAAG GTTAAAAGACCATATTGCTGATAAAAATAAGCTGCCAATCCTGATCTTCCCAGAGG GAACTTGCATTAATAATACATCGGTCATGATGTTCAAGAAGGGAAGCTTTGAAATCGGTGGAACTATATACCCAGTAGCAATCAAG TATGACCCTCAGTTTGGAGATGCCTTCTGGAACAGTGCCAAGTACAACATGGTGAGCTACCTCCTCAGGATGATGACAAGCTGGGCCATTGTGTGCAACGTGTGGTACCTCCCACCTATGACTCCACAG GATGGAGAGGATGCAGTTCAGTTTGCTAACAGAGTAAAATCAGCCATAGCACATCAGGGAGGACTGGTGGATTTGTCCTG GGATGGAGGACTGAAGAGGGAAAAGGTAAAAGAGTCATTAAAGGAGGAGCAGCAGAAGATGTACAGCAATATGATCGTAGGCTCTGACTTTTTTGAAGCCTCTGTTGGTCCCGGATAA
- the abraxas1 gene encoding BRCA1-A complex subunit Abraxas 1 produces MEEFNTTVRISGFVLSSLMFHHLNNDADVEGLILGESVGEENCRITDSQIDHIQFEHTINVQKHIPCHKLHSFYSNVGDVSEEKIRHILSDYQEENVIGWYRQRRNTRQQMTFMEQVVHQNMRKILSDQELVFMLLTPSQGTASGSTHRLEFSAFIWHSSQYINIPIFVSNLGNLEQQDYWRVSGTCPSLGRSEAVNQHRTKFFCPGDDLKEVRNISSMNDGLLGEMQKVCKEVEKSERAVEKLQEDIKQLKEAIKEQKKHSEEKETQKHASPDELKENVLLCSALRTLFPDAPSLRTQTLTVQGLPVIELCCNTDHNIDIPTKLPLILENQRPRKEDTAPRLRKKCLASGYPQRLKRKRKTKNTSESASDSGSDTEIEMNGQSKSISPTF; encoded by the exons ATGGAGGAATTTAACACAACTGTTCGTATATCGGGTTTCGTGTTGAGTTCACTGATGTTTCATCATTTGAACAATGATGCGGATGTG GAAGGTCTTATTCTTGGAGAGAGTGTGGGAGAGGAGAACTGCAGGATCACCGATTCTCAAATTGATCACATACAGTTTGAGCACACTATAA atgtTCAGAAACACATCCCGTGTCATAAACTCCACAG CTTCTACAGTAATGTTGGTGATGTCAGTGAAGAGAAAATAAGACACATTTTGTCTGATTACCAAGAG GAGAATGTGATTGGTTGGTACAGACAACGAAGAAACACCAGGCAGCAAATGACTTTCATGGAACAAGTAGTTCATCAGAATATGAGAAAGATTTTGTCCGATCAGGAACTTGTTTTCATGCTGCTCACACCGTCTCAGGGAACAGCATCAGGTTCCACTCATCGACTTGAGTTCTCAGCTTTCATATGGCACAGCAG CCAGTACATCAACATCCCCATCTTTGTGAGCAACCTGGGAAACCTTGAACAACAGGACTACTGGAGAGTGTCAGGCACATGTCCGTCTTTAGGACGGAGTGAAGCTGTTAATCAACACAG GACAAAATTCTTCTGCCCAGGGGATGATTTAAAAGAGGTCAGAAATATCAGCAGCATGAATGATGGCTTATTAGGAGAAATGCAG AAAGTGTGTAAGGAAGTGGAGAAGAGTGAAAGAGCAGTAGAGAAGCTTCAAGAAGACATCAAACAGCTCAAGGAGGCAATCAAGGAACAGAAGAAACACTCGGAGGAAAAGGAAA CCCAAAAACATGCCTCTCCAGATGAACTCAAAGAGAATGTACTTCTGTGCTCCGCTCTCAGAACGCTGTTCCCCGATGCGCCTTCATTACGGACACAAACCCTCACTGTTCAGGGTCTCCCTGTAATAGAACTGTGCTGTAATACTGACCATAACATTGATATTCCCACCAAGCTGCCTCTGATTCTGGAGAATCAGCGCCCCAGAAAGGAGGACACGGCCCCCCGACTCAGGAAAAAATGCCTTGCCTCTGGTTATCCTCAAAGACTTAAAAGGAAGAGGAAAACTAAAAACACCAGCGAGTCTGCATCTGACAGCGGGTCAGATACAGAGATTGAGATGAACGGACAGAGCAAAAGTATCTCTCCTACCTTTTAA
- the LOC132117133 gene encoding small ribosomal subunit protein bS18m-like has protein sequence MFALSLSRLLLQALPKKPATPRAAAQCIRSLTTSQQESLKKDDTPTNMENPYKSPPKTCILCNITVDFKNVQLLSQFISPHTGRIYGRHITGLCGRKQKEVSKAIKKARSMGFMSVTLKDPQFIKDPDICGIKHFE, from the exons ATGTTTGCCCTTTCTCTTAGTCGCCTGTTATTACAGGCTCTTCCCAAGAAACCGGCCACACCTAGGGCTGCAG CACAATGCATCAGAAGTCTGACAACATCTCAGCAAGAATCTCTAAAGAAAGATGATACG CCTACAAATATGGAAAACCCGTACAAGTCCCCTCCGAAAACTTGCATCCTGTGCAATATAACTGTAGACTTCAAAAACGTTCAg CTGTTGTCCCAGTTTATTTCCCCACACACAGGCAGAATATACGGCAGACACATAACAG GCTTGTGTGGTCGGAAGCAGAAAGAGGTATCGAAGGCAATAAAGAAAGCTCGTTCAATGG GTTTCATGTCAGTCACTCTGAAGGATCCACAGTTTATTAAAGACCCTGATATTTGTGGTATCAAACATTTTGAATAG